A stretch of DNA from Leopardus geoffroyi isolate Oge1 chromosome B3, O.geoffroyi_Oge1_pat1.0, whole genome shotgun sequence:
tttatttttgagagagagggagagacaacagacagatagacacagagtgcaagcaggggaggggcagagagagagagagacacagaatctgaagcaggttccaggctctgagctgtcagcacagagctcgacgccaggctcaaactcacaaaccgtaagatcatgacctgagcccaagttggacatttaaccgaccaagttacccagacgcccctgtatttttttattcttaaacccTTCTTTTTCACATGTTAGGAAATCCATAAAAATAGTACTTAACACTCAGGTTTATCTTATAaggacagacagaaaaaaaaaaaaaagatactcagtgttctgggcagaaaaaaaatttcttaaaacataCAGTGGTGACAATACAGTGAATGAATAGTATACCCATGAGAATGAATTGGGGCTACCGCCCAAGGTAGAGACAGCTAAATGGTTGACTGTTAATACTTTaccatttgtgtgcaggtttgtTCTTAGGTGATGTTTCTCCCATTCCCATTTTATACTGCATAATCAATTTAGATTGCAAAATGCCATTTccagtatattatttattttgtttggttaatATTCTATTATTGACTTAGGTTCTCTGATTCTATTaattgactcaggtcatgatctcacagtttgtgagttcaagccccacatcgggctctgtgctggcagctcagagcctggagcctgcttccaattctgtctccctctctgcccctccccttctcatgctctgtctctctctttctcaaaaataaacaagcattaaaaaaaaaaaagaaagaattttctatTGTATTGGGTAGCATTATTTAATAAGTGAAGAGTCTTGGAAttcaaattgatctataaatcctaagagaaggaaaaataagactgtGTTATCTTGAAGAACTTTAATTCACATttctgagtctcattttcttattcataaattggaaataataaaagcacTTAAATTAATGCATATAAAAGAGTGGCATAGAGTAGGCATTCAAGGAGGATCagtgcattatttttattgtcattttgttgttttttgttttgatgttaaGAGGAATAAAACCTGTGTAtgtactaaattttttttctgtcttttattgttGATTCTTCCAAGTGAATGTCAATccacttaatttaaaattctgcaagaaataaaataaattttatttgtaagtggAAACTTAGGAATTTCTTTTAATGACAAAGGCTGCACTTCAATACGCCACGATCAATAAATGTTATGGGTATTTGAATGGATAAATTATcctttatatattcattaaaatatatttattgactgTTTATATATTAACCAATATACTAAGTACTGCTATTTCAAGAATTGATCAGGTAAGGCATGGCTCTTGCCCTTGAAGAGCATACATTTTAGGACTTTTACACAGATGGTTAATAATAGTTTGAAGCATAATAAATATTAGTCCTTGAGACTGAGATAACCAAGGGAAATATCATTaggttttacctttttttttttttacatttattgagttaatggaaattaaacacagaatatCCTTCACTTTATGATTTTACCACTGTTGTCACATTCTCTCTAGTTTTTTCTCCCACTGCTTCCCATTGGTATTTGCATGGAAgctaagttaaagaaaaaataataattgagttACCTCTTGACAAGAAGTTGGGTGAaaggtttgagagaaagagtcagTGTTATAGGAGTACTTTCCAAATGGAGTCAGGAGAAAATTCAAGAGAAATTTGTTAAGATACTATCCatcaggatggatggatggctttgttgaatgaattttaGATACTCAATCAACATAGTTAAAGTCATAGGAAGATGATTAGACAATTCCCTCAGAAAGAGGGATCATTAGTGTTTGGGCTTTAGGGATATATTTTGTGGTGTTCTACTGGATGATTAATAAATGTTGCCATTTCTTGAATTATATTTACCCTATTCCTGCACTTGGAGACAACtataatatgtagaaataaactgAATGCCTAgaattttcaacttattttacAAGGTCAATGTATTATCAATTTGAAGTGCTTACAGTAAGGTTTTTGGGGCATTAAATATTTCCCTTGTAATGCATATAATAGCTTCTGAATCTCTTCATGGCATCTTTAATCTCTTTATTTCTCAGAGTATATATGGCTGGATTTAGGAGAGGTGTAATAACAGAGTAAAACACAGCAAGAAATTTGTCCACCCAGGTGATGCTGAGTGGCCACACATAGATGAAGATGCAAGGCCCAAAGAAGAGCACCACCACTGTGATGTGGGCAGTACAGGTAGAGAGTGCCTTGGAAGCACCAGTTTTAGTGCTTTGGCAGATGGTGAGAAGAATATATGTATAGGATATCAACAACAGAATAAAGCAAGTCATAGCTAGAACCCCACTGTCAGCATTCATTAATATTCCCAAATTGTAGGAATCTATGCAGGCAAGCTTGATTACCAGTGGTATGTCACAGAAGAAGCTGTCAATTTCCCTGGGGCCACAGAAAGGCAATTGCACAATCACAGCCATCTGACTCATGGCATGCACAAAGCCAATGCTCCAGGAAGTTACCACCAGACTAGTGCATTTTTGCAGGCTCATCATGGCCGAATAGTGGAGTGGCTTACAGATAGCCACATAACGGTCATAGGCCATTACCACCAAGAGTACCATCTCACCCCCTCCAACAAAATGTACATAGAGGATCTGGCACATACACCCTCCAAAGGAAATAGTCTTGTTCTCCCTGAGAAAGTCTGTGATCATCTTTGGAGTGGTGACTGAAGAAAGCCACATATCAACAAAGGACAGGTTGGCCAACAAGAAATACATGGGAGAATGAAGATGGGAATCAGTGATGATTAGGAtcatgatgaaaatatttccagatacAATAATCAGGTAAAGCATAAAAAATATGATTAGGAATAAGACCTGCATATTCCATGAGTGGCAAAGTCCCAGAAGCACAAATTCTGACACTATAGACaaatttcctttatccattttattcACTCTGTCCTCTAAAATAACCTAGGAAGAAGGATAGATTGTCAGTTAGTGGTGTGGGAATGGGTACTTAACTTTTAGTATTTAAttgaaattctatttcatttaaatttaaatttcctcaaaaattagCATTTATACCTGAACTTGGAAAATATAACTGGGAAGACAAATATTGGCAAAATATTCCTGacattatgcctttttttttttaaattctcaagttatataacatacagtgtagccttggcttcaggagtagaatctagtgactcatcacttacatatgaaaacccagtgctcatcccaacaagtgcccttgttagtacccatcacccattttccctacccacatcaaccctcagtttgttctctgtatttaagatgcTTTtagggtttctctccctctctgtttttatcttatttctcctccccttctcctattATCATCTGTCAAGCTTCTCAAATTCCAAAGATGAGTGAACCTCTTTTATAAAACACCATAAACCTAATTTTTGTGCTTAttagtataaaatatatgttggAACAGTCAGTAGGAGAAAagctatatagaaaaccttataATAAATACCATGGCATGATAATTTAAATGCAAAATCAGGCACATAATTTATCATTAAGATCACAGTTAAATGAAATTCATTTAGTAAACTAAATGTATTAGAAAAAGATGTCTGTGGGGAATTAGATGAAAAGTGATTAACCACAGAGGAAGGTAACTCAGACTTAGAGTCTGACTTGAAGTCTGAATGGAAGCTTGTTATACTCAAGCTTATCCatagagaatatttattttcatttacagttGACTTATGAACAACACAGGATTGAATTCTGTGGGTctgttatatgcagatttttgtcaATAGGCAcaacactgtaaatgtattttctcttctttatgattttcttaataacgttttcttggggtgcctgggtggctcagtcagttaagtgtctgactttaactcaggtcacgatctcgcggtccatgagttcgagccctgtgtcgggctctgggctgatggctcagagcctggaacctgcttcagattctgtgtctccctctctctctgcacctcccccattcgtgctctgtctctctctgtctcaaaaataaataaacgttaaaaaaaatagcgttttcttttttgtagccCACTGCATTGTAGTAATGCagcatataacatataaaaaatacaaaatatctttCAATCAACACTATTATTGCTAAGGCTTTTGGCCAACAGTAGGCCATTGGTTGAATTTTGGTTGATTCAAAAGTTGTGCAAAGATTTTTGACAGCATGTCAACCATATATCAATGGATGCCATGAAATCCCTAGGTTTAAAAATATTGCCATACAAGtttcaaatacatataaatattatttagagGATGTGAATAAATTGTAGACATATGGAGTCAGAATACATGTTTGTTAGTGCTGAGTGAACATGAAGTTAAAACTTCAGAGATCACCAATTATTTatctctaaatatatatttataattttttttattttgtacaaaTATGTAATTACAATAATGATATTGTTTATATTCATCCTTAagtaaattgattattttttcacTGGATGGTGGAAAGCTAATTGTatatctctcttctccctttattatttctttccctttgctttattttttgtgtgtctcttctttttttaccCTTTGAAATCTTAACGGTGATGCCAAAGAGAGCAGAACTGTGAAAAACATTACCTCATCATGAACACTAGTTTACCCTTCCTTATACGGAGAACTCAGAAGCACAGGATAGAAATGAAGAAGATATTCCTAAAGAATTGGGTAAAGCACACATTTGCTGGGGACAAGGGGACATGTGTTATTATTCTCATAACTTACAAGTTAATATATCCTCCATGATAGAGatttaatttctaaagaaaatatgctGATATTACACCCAGTAGACTTATGTCCCCTGAGAAACTTGAACAATTTGGCCTTTaccttgaaatttaatttttgtcaagACAAACACCTTTCTGGGATTAGTTGTCAATAACTAGTTCCATGTGTTTTGGAATAAATTATGTAGAAGATAGCTAATAGCAAAAGCATGATTTCAGTTGTGTTTGAGAAAGGATTTTGCAAAAGATGAATATGTACATGGTgtagtggtgagcatagctgccttccaaagATGAATATGTACATTGCTACGGAACAATTTACCAATAAGAAATCCTTctgttttttaatcagttttgaaattaatattCCACAATATTggtatattatattacatatgaaTATTAATCCAATAATTAGGACAATAAGTAGAATGAACATGGACTTTTTAATTAGTCCAATCTGGTCTGAAATATAACTCTATTGTTGACTCTTTGACCTTGAGCTAAActcatttctgtttccatttcctcatctgttgaaAAGGGAGAACTCAATTTAATAATAGACTTATTATGACAAGGCAATAAGTATACAGAAAGCACTTAAATTTTTCCGGTACTCAGTGCATGATtagtaaatattagttatttcccttctttgttcATTAAAATGCAACTTAAAGTAGTACAGTGTCTAAAACCTACTAGCAGCAATCTTAATCAACAGCCAACTAGTCTATGTAAGCAAACTACATGGTACCACCTTTTTAGAAAAAATGCCTACTTCTTACATTTTCTCTAAATTAACAAGCAAATTCTTAGCAAGCAGTAGGATGTACACATGCAAAAGAAGTTTCAGAAATGCTGCTTGCTTTCCAATagcttagcaatttttttttaccttttggtCTACTTTTGTCCAAGGGgggttattaatattttaagaaacttccaTGAGGCAAAAGTACATTCTATTAAagcatatttgagatttttaactGTAATTTGGAGAATTTTCACAAAGGGACTAATGATAACCTTCGgatcagtaaaactgaaaaattaggaaagaagacTAATTGAGTTATTATTTAGgagttttaaaatacagcaaCATGTTTGTCATGGTCTTCTAGATTCAGTGTTTATCCactaagatatttaaaataataatcatcctAAAACTGAAATTCTTAATCTTTATATTCTtacaagaataaaattggacttAGATAATTTAATGGATTTCCTGACCTATACACTGTGTGAAGTGCACAGGGAGAAAGTTCAAGTTCCTTCTGCTAGCTAA
This window harbors:
- the LOC123583255 gene encoding olfactory receptor 4K14-like → MDKGNLSIVSEFVLLGLCHSWNMQVLFLIIFFMLYLIIVSGNIFIMILIITDSHLHSPMYFLLANLSFVDMWLSSVTTPKMITDFLRENKTISFGGCMCQILYVHFVGGGEMVLLVVMAYDRYVAICKPLHYSAMMSLQKCTSLVVTSWSIGFVHAMSQMAVIVQLPFCGPREIDSFFCDIPLVIKLACIDSYNLGILMNADSGVLAMTCFILLLISYTYILLTICQSTKTGASKALSTCTAHITVVVLFFGPCIFIYVWPLSITWVDKFLAVFYSVITPLLNPAIYTLRNKEIKDAMKRFRSYYMHYKGNI